From Desulfobulbaceae bacterium DB1, the proteins below share one genomic window:
- a CDS encoding methionine--tRNA ligase yields MNSYITTPIFYVNAQPHLGHAYSTIVADTYCRYRRLCGDQVFFQTGTDEHGDKIVQAAEKAGVSPKEYVDRISRQFREAWPPLNIAPDNFIRTTDPLHVKTVQDILQKVHDQGDIYFSRYSGLYCKGCERFLTEKELLDGKCPDHLTTPDEISEENYFFRMSRYQEWLIDHIQKNPDFITPERYRNEVLSFLKEPLEDLCISRPTTRLTWGIPLPFDARFVTYVWFDALINYLTGIGYPGGAEFSSHWAAAEHIIAKDILKPHAIYWPTMLRSMGLPAFRKLHVHGYWNVGETKMSKSLGNVVRPAEMVEAYGADTVRYFLLREMSFGLDSGYSSDALVARQNSDLANDLGNLFSRSLTMVAKFADSRAPAPGTPTEIDRELARAAQAMLETFHREMDGFAFNRALAAVWEVISRANKYIVETAPWELAKDPANQKRLNTVFYYLLETLRLISLCLQPVMPETAAKMRLALGLPMDGNLTDQAVWGLLQPASAITTPPALFPRLESGKKKQEAARPAQPNTKETTVVSEEKQPEEELLSFDDFKKVDLRVAEVMAAEKIKKSDRLLKLTVKAPEERIIVAGIAEFYSPEEMVGKQVIIAANLKPAKLMGITSHGMVLAVRDQDRLFLSAVSAPVTPGSKVS; encoded by the coding sequence ATGAACAGCTATATCACCACGCCGATTTTTTATGTCAACGCCCAACCGCATCTGGGCCACGCCTATTCCACCATTGTTGCCGACACCTACTGCCGCTACCGCAGGCTTTGCGGCGACCAGGTGTTTTTCCAGACCGGCACGGATGAGCACGGCGACAAAATCGTCCAGGCGGCGGAAAAAGCCGGCGTTTCCCCCAAGGAATATGTGGACAGGATCAGCCGGCAATTCCGCGAGGCCTGGCCGCCTTTAAACATCGCCCCGGACAACTTCATCCGCACCACGGACCCGCTCCACGTCAAAACGGTACAGGATATCCTGCAGAAGGTCCACGACCAGGGAGACATTTATTTCAGCCGGTATTCCGGGCTGTACTGCAAGGGATGTGAACGTTTTCTCACTGAAAAGGAACTGCTGGACGGCAAATGCCCGGACCACCTGACGACTCCCGACGAAATCAGTGAGGAGAACTACTTTTTCCGCATGTCCAGGTACCAGGAGTGGCTTATCGATCATATTCAAAAGAATCCTGATTTCATCACCCCGGAACGCTATCGCAACGAGGTTCTTTCCTTCCTGAAAGAGCCGCTGGAGGATCTCTGCATCTCCCGGCCCACCACACGGCTGACCTGGGGCATCCCGCTGCCCTTTGATGCGCGGTTCGTCACCTATGTCTGGTTCGATGCCCTGATCAACTATCTTACCGGCATCGGCTATCCCGGCGGCGCGGAGTTTTCCTCCCACTGGGCGGCGGCGGAACATATCATCGCCAAGGACATTCTCAAACCCCACGCCATTTACTGGCCCACCATGCTGCGCTCCATGGGCCTTCCCGCCTTCCGGAAACTGCACGTGCACGGCTACTGGAACGTGGGCGAAACCAAGATGAGCAAGAGCCTCGGCAACGTTGTCCGCCCGGCGGAGATGGTTGAGGCATACGGCGCCGACACGGTGCGCTATTTTCTCCTGCGGGAAATGTCCTTTGGCCTGGATTCCGGCTATTCCTCCGATGCCCTGGTGGCGCGGCAGAATTCGGATCTGGCCAACGACCTGGGCAACCTCTTCAGCCGCTCGCTGACCATGGTCGCCAAGTTCGCCGACAGCCGCGCCCCGGCGCCGGGAACGCCGACGGAAATCGACCGGGAACTGGCAAGGGCGGCGCAAGCCATGCTGGAAACATTTCACAGGGAAATGGACGGCTTTGCCTTTAACCGGGCCTTGGCCGCCGTCTGGGAGGTGATCAGCCGGGCCAATAAATATATTGTTGAAACCGCCCCCTGGGAGCTTGCCAAGGATCCGGCCAACCAAAAACGGCTGAATACGGTTTTTTATTACCTGCTGGAAACACTGCGCCTTATTTCCCTTTGCCTGCAGCCGGTCATGCCGGAAACGGCGGCCAAGATGCGGCTCGCCCTGGGCCTGCCCATGGACGGCAATCTCACCGACCAGGCCGTCTGGGGACTGCTGCAGCCGGCAAGCGCGATCACCACTCCACCGGCGCTTTTTCCCCGGCTTGAGAGCGGCAAGAAAAAACAGGAGGCGGCTCGGCCCGCCCAACCAAACACAAAGGAAACAACCGTCGTGAGCGAGGAAAAACAACCGGAAGAGGAGCTGCTCTCCTTTGATGATTTTAAAAAGGTCGATCTGCGGGTGGCCGAGGTAATGGCCGCTGAAAAAATAAAAAAATCGGACCGCTTGCTGAAGCTCACCGTCAAGGCGCCGGAGGAACGCATTATTGTCGCCGGTATCGCTGAATTTTACAGCCCGGAAGAGATGGTGGGAAAACAGGTGATCATCGCGGCAAACCTGAAACCGGCCAAGCTCATGGGCATCACCTCCCACGGCATGGTGCTGGCGGTCAGGGATCAGGACCGGTTGTTTCTCTCCGCCGTCTCCGCGCCGGTAACCCCGGGAAGCAAGGTTTCGTAA
- a CDS encoding YggU family protein: protein MSFMEAVSDRSVALALYIQPKSSKNTVCGLHGNELKIALTAPPVEGKANKAVIAYLAKLFGVTKSSVTIISGRQSRHKRCLVDGIGIEQAEKILEGRSQSDEGKK, encoded by the coding sequence ATGAGTTTTATGGAGGCGGTTTCCGACAGATCGGTTGCGCTCGCCCTCTACATCCAGCCCAAGTCCTCAAAAAATACGGTCTGCGGTCTGCACGGCAATGAACTGAAAATCGCCCTGACCGCCCCTCCCGTGGAGGGCAAGGCAAATAAGGCGGTGATTGCCTATCTCGCCAAACTTTTCGGGGTGACAAAATCCTCCGTCACCATCATCAGCGGCCGGCAGAGCCGCCACAAGCGCTGCCTGGTTGACGGAATCGGCATCGAGCAGGCGGAGAAAATTCTCGAAGGCCGCAGCCAATCGGATGAAGGGAAGAAATGA
- a CDS encoding YfcE family phosphodiesterase, producing the protein MTTKIGILSDTHMIRRDPPFQQAVDLCFADASVILHAGDLTDISILDAFRGKEVHAVHGNMCHASSRNSLPEKKVVRIDGFSIGLIHGMGYRHHVEDFLLREFPDVDCIVSGHTHRPVCRHLYDILFINPGSFMGSGRYGAPGTYALLETGTALTGRILDVPQFR; encoded by the coding sequence ATGACAACCAAAATCGGCATTCTTTCCGACACCCACATGATCCGGCGTGATCCCCCTTTTCAACAAGCGGTGGATCTCTGTTTTGCCGATGCGTCGGTCATTCTCCATGCCGGCGACCTCACCGACATCAGTATCCTCGATGCCTTCCGGGGCAAGGAAGTCCATGCGGTGCACGGCAATATGTGCCACGCCTCGTCCCGTAACAGCCTGCCGGAAAAAAAGGTTGTCCGCATCGACGGTTTTTCCATCGGCCTGATCCACGGCATGGGCTACCGCCACCATGTGGAGGATTTTCTGCTCCGGGAATTTCCCGATGTTGACTGTATCGTTTCAGGCCATACCCACCGGCCGGTGTGCCGCCATCTCTACGATATTCTTTTCATTAACCCCGGAAGCTTCATGGGCTCGGGCCGCTACGGCGCGCCGGGCACCTATGCGCTGCTGGAAACCGGAACCGCGCTTACCGGCCGGATCCTTGATGTCCCGCAGTTTCGGTGA
- a CDS encoding HIT family hydrolase, with product MKNLWTPWRMEYILGSEKREPGCLFERSPDRSCDKKELMLYRDREVVILLNRFPYANGHLLVAPVRHAPDLTDLTSREAAALMEHIRRSEAILKKHLRPDGFNIGLNIGAVAGAGLADHLHFHLVPRWLGDHNFMTVISDIRTIPQHIDQTYDMLLPDFQDHSPS from the coding sequence ATGAAGAATCTGTGGACCCCATGGCGGATGGAATATATCCTGGGCTCGGAAAAACGTGAACCAGGCTGCCTTTTCGAGCGGTCTCCGGACAGGAGCTGCGACAAAAAGGAGTTGATGCTGTATCGCGACCGCGAGGTAGTAATCCTGCTCAACCGTTTTCCTTACGCCAACGGCCATCTTCTCGTGGCCCCCGTCCGTCATGCTCCCGATCTGACGGATCTCACCAGCCGGGAGGCTGCCGCCCTCATGGAACATATTCGCCGCAGCGAGGCTATTTTGAAAAAACATCTGCGCCCCGACGGCTTTAATATCGGCCTGAACATCGGCGCCGTCGCCGGAGCTGGCCTGGCGGATCATCTTCATTTTCACCTGGTGCCCCGCTGGCTGGGCGACCACAATTTCATGACGGTCATCAGCGACATCCGCACCATCCCCCAGCATATCGACCAGACCTATGACATGCTGCTGCCCGATTTTCAGGACCATTCCCCATCATGA
- a CDS encoding DNA mismatch repair protein MutS: MTNQPKITPMLRQYMEIKEQHRDAILFYRLGDFYEMFFEDAVTASRVLGITLTSRSGKDDENRVPLCGVPFHAASSYLAKLVNNGFRVAICEQVEDPKEAKGVVKREVVRVISPGVVTDEQILDEKSNRYVAALYHRQAWGLSLIDLSTGEFLLGEYDTPEELLDELTRFAPAELLLADHEAEYLTDITPSLPQTCLTRRPHFSFHRDTAGETLLEHFRTANLAGFGCDHFQEGVSAAGALLKYIQETQKTDLAHIERLVAIERDNVLLVDDSSRRNLELTQTIIGAQREGSLLATLDHTRTPMGARLLKKNLLFPLRDTGEINKRLETVSFLCEGKDKMGPSLAALTGQGKIDAEVNGEELRRHLREALSGMYDLERLNSRVVLGSANGRDLNALKQSLALLPGLQRLASHTSGILREESRDLDCLEDIHHLLEQAIREDCPVTLREGKLIRPGYDPELDDLVSIMTDGKKHILALEEQERQRSGIAKLKIGFNKVFGYFIEVSKGQLANVPENFIRKQTLVNAERFITPELKEFESKVLGAEEKRVELEYQLFSRIREQVAARSSRILQTASFIARVDYFTTMAEVARRYNYIRPQVDDGEEIIIREGRHPVIERALPVGRFVPNDIHLDQTSREVLIITGPNMAGKSTVLRQTALIVLMAQMGGFVPASSARIGAVDRIFTRVGAMDDLRRGQSTFMVEMNETANILNNATEKSLVVLDEIGRGTSTYDGLSIAWAVTEHLANVNGKGVKTIFATHYHELIELSLTHSRVQNFHIAVREWNDSIIFLHKLLPGGTSKSYGIQVAALAGVPKRVVERAKELLHNIEKEELNSEGAPRIAPDKKTRANHPSQLALFPPEDDPLRKKIREIELDHVTPLDALNLLYELKKDA; the protein is encoded by the coding sequence ATGACGAACCAGCCGAAAATAACGCCGATGCTCCGGCAGTATATGGAGATCAAGGAGCAGCACCGGGACGCCATCCTCTTTTACCGTCTGGGCGACTTTTACGAGATGTTCTTTGAAGACGCGGTCACCGCCTCCCGGGTGCTGGGCATCACCCTGACCTCGCGCAGCGGCAAGGATGACGAAAACCGGGTTCCCCTCTGCGGTGTTCCTTTTCATGCCGCCTCCTCCTATCTGGCCAAACTGGTCAACAACGGATTCAGGGTGGCGATCTGTGAGCAGGTGGAGGATCCGAAAGAGGCCAAAGGGGTGGTGAAGCGGGAAGTGGTCCGGGTCATCAGCCCGGGGGTGGTAACGGATGAGCAGATCCTTGATGAAAAATCGAACCGCTATGTTGCGGCGCTTTACCACCGCCAGGCCTGGGGACTGAGTCTGATTGACCTCTCCACCGGCGAATTTCTGCTGGGCGAATACGATACGCCGGAAGAACTGCTGGATGAGCTGACCCGCTTTGCGCCGGCCGAACTGCTGCTGGCCGACCACGAGGCCGAGTATCTCACGGACATCACCCCCTCTCTGCCGCAGACCTGCCTGACCAGGCGACCGCATTTTTCCTTTCACCGGGACACGGCCGGAGAAACCCTGCTGGAGCATTTTCGCACCGCCAATCTGGCCGGCTTCGGTTGTGATCATTTCCAGGAAGGCGTATCCGCAGCCGGCGCCCTGCTCAAATATATCCAGGAAACCCAGAAAACGGATCTGGCCCATATCGAGCGCCTCGTTGCCATTGAACGGGACAACGTCCTGCTGGTTGACGACTCCTCCCGCCGCAACCTCGAACTGACCCAGACCATCATCGGCGCCCAGCGGGAAGGATCGCTGCTGGCCACACTCGATCATACCCGCACGCCGATGGGCGCGCGGCTGCTGAAAAAAAATCTGCTTTTCCCGTTGCGCGACACCGGTGAAATCAACAAACGGCTTGAAACGGTTTCCTTTCTCTGCGAGGGCAAAGATAAGATGGGTCCCTCCCTGGCCGCCCTGACGGGCCAGGGGAAGATCGACGCCGAGGTAAACGGCGAAGAACTGCGCCGGCACCTGCGGGAAGCCCTGTCCGGCATGTATGACCTGGAAAGACTCAACAGCAGGGTGGTGCTGGGCAGCGCCAACGGCCGTGATCTGAACGCGCTCAAACAGTCGCTTGCCCTGCTGCCGGGGCTGCAGCGGCTTGCATCCCACACCAGCGGCATTCTCCGGGAGGAAAGCCGCGACCTTGACTGCCTGGAGGATATCCACCATCTTCTGGAACAGGCCATTCGCGAGGATTGCCCGGTGACCCTGCGGGAGGGGAAACTGATCCGGCCCGGATACGACCCGGAACTCGATGATCTGGTCTCCATCATGACCGACGGCAAAAAACATATTCTTGCCCTGGAGGAACAGGAGCGGCAGCGATCCGGCATCGCCAAGCTCAAGATCGGCTTTAATAAGGTGTTCGGTTATTTTATCGAGGTGAGCAAGGGGCAGCTGGCCAATGTGCCGGAAAACTTTATCCGCAAGCAGACCCTGGTCAATGCCGAACGATTCATCACCCCGGAGTTGAAGGAGTTTGAAAGCAAGGTTCTCGGCGCCGAGGAAAAGCGGGTTGAGCTTGAATATCAGCTTTTCAGCCGGATCAGGGAGCAGGTGGCCGCCCGGAGTTCACGGATTCTCCAGACAGCCTCCTTTATCGCCCGGGTGGATTACTTTACCACCATGGCCGAGGTGGCGCGGCGTTACAATTATATCAGGCCCCAGGTTGACGACGGTGAAGAGATTATCATCCGCGAGGGACGCCACCCGGTGATTGAACGGGCATTGCCGGTCGGCCGCTTTGTTCCCAACGATATTCATCTTGACCAGACAAGCCGGGAGGTGCTGATCATCACCGGCCCCAATATGGCGGGCAAATCCACCGTGCTGCGGCAGACCGCACTCATCGTGCTCATGGCGCAGATGGGCGGTTTTGTCCCGGCCTCGTCCGCCCGCATCGGTGCGGTTGACCGTATTTTCACCCGGGTGGGGGCCATGGACGATTTGCGGCGCGGACAGTCAACCTTCATGGTGGAGATGAATGAAACCGCCAACATCTTGAACAACGCCACGGAAAAAAGCCTGGTGGTGCTCGATGAAATCGGCCGGGGAACCAGCACCTACGACGGGCTTTCCATCGCCTGGGCGGTCACCGAACACCTGGCGAACGTCAACGGCAAGGGGGTGAAAACCATCTTCGCCACCCATTACCATGAACTGATCGAACTGAGTCTCACCCACAGCCGAGTGCAGAATTTCCATATCGCGGTACGGGAGTGGAATGACAGCATCATCTTTCTCCATAAACTGCTGCCCGGCGGCACCAGCAAGAGTTACGGCATCCAGGTGGCGGCACTGGCCGGGGTGCCCAAAAGGGTGGTGGAGCGGGCCAAGGAGCTGCTGCACAATATCGAAAAAGAGGAACTGAACAGCGAAGGGGCGCCGCGCATCGCCCCTGATAAGAAAACCCGCGCCAATCATCCGAGCCAGCTCGCCCTTTTCCCGCCGGAAGACGATCCGCTCAGAAAAAAGATCCGGGAAATCGAACTGGACCATGTAACCCCCCTTGATGCCCTGAACCTTCTTTATGAGCTGAAAAAAGATGCGTAA
- a CDS encoding S-methyl-5-thioribose-1-phosphate isomerase yields the protein MKINNRHYRTIWPDPDNQTIIKIIDQRFLPHQFLIEDLHTIDDFAAAIREMHVRGAGLIGAAAGFGMYCAALSAPEKNPDDFIEQCAEKLLATRPTAKNLAWAVERQLTEIHKAHGKKEKAENAFRTACCIADEDALFCRQIGKHGLRLIEAISRKKGGKPVNILTHCNAGWLAFVDFGSATAPIYAAHHAGIKVHVYVDETRPWLQGARLTSWELKEEGVPHTLIADNTGGHLMQHGMVDLVIVGTDRTTFTGDVANKIGTYLKALAARDNNVPFYVALPSSTFDWELRDGIRDIPIEERSGDEVNYVSGLTAQHRMETVLIPPENTRSLNYGFDVTPARLVTALITERGVVAANRDAILNMFPEKKNPDQESAANSVS from the coding sequence ATGAAAATTAACAATCGCCATTACCGCACCATCTGGCCGGATCCCGACAACCAAACCATCATCAAGATCATCGACCAGCGTTTTCTTCCCCATCAGTTTCTCATTGAAGACCTTCACACCATTGATGATTTTGCCGCGGCCATCCGCGAAATGCATGTGCGGGGCGCAGGACTTATCGGCGCCGCCGCCGGATTCGGCATGTATTGCGCCGCTCTTTCCGCACCTGAAAAAAATCCTGATGATTTTATCGAACAGTGCGCGGAAAAACTGCTGGCAACCCGGCCCACCGCGAAAAATCTCGCCTGGGCGGTGGAAAGACAGCTGACGGAAATACATAAAGCACACGGAAAAAAGGAAAAAGCCGAAAACGCATTCCGCACCGCCTGTTGCATCGCCGATGAAGATGCCTTGTTCTGTCGGCAAATAGGAAAGCACGGTCTCCGGCTGATCGAGGCGATCAGCCGGAAAAAAGGTGGGAAACCGGTCAATATTCTGACCCACTGCAATGCCGGCTGGCTGGCCTTTGTTGATTTCGGTTCAGCGACCGCGCCCATCTATGCCGCGCACCACGCGGGCATCAAGGTACATGTCTATGTCGATGAAACCCGACCCTGGCTGCAGGGCGCCCGGCTGACCTCCTGGGAACTGAAGGAGGAAGGGGTGCCGCACACCCTGATCGCCGACAATACCGGCGGACATCTCATGCAGCACGGCATGGTGGATCTGGTCATTGTCGGCACGGACCGCACCACCTTCACCGGCGACGTGGCCAACAAAATAGGAACATATCTGAAGGCCCTGGCGGCGCGGGACAACAATGTACCTTTTTATGTCGCGCTTCCATCTTCAACCTTTGACTGGGAGCTTCGGGACGGCATTCGCGATATTCCCATTGAGGAGCGCTCCGGGGATGAGGTCAATTACGTTTCCGGTCTTACCGCGCAACACAGGATGGAAACCGTGCTGATTCCACCGGAAAACACCAGATCGCTTAATTACGGTTTCGATGTCACCCCGGCGCGGCTGGTCACGGCGCTGATAACGGAAAGAGGGGTGGTCGCGGCCAACCGCGATGCCATCCTGAACATGTTTCCGGAAAAAAAGAACCCGGATCAGGAAAGCGCGGCAAACAGCGTATCATGA
- a CDS encoding rod shape-determining protein (functions in MreBCD complex in some organisms): MSLFKLPALFSKNMAMDLGTANTLIYVKGQGIVLNEPSVVAYNTYSKEILAVGKSAKKYLGRTPQHISAVRPMKDGVIADFVVTQAMIRHFFLKIQRMSRFFKPKVVICVPTGITQVEKKAVVEAAEEVGCGKVYLIEEPMAAAIGAGLDVSENRGRMIIDIGGGTTEVAVITMSSVAYCESIKVAGDELNEAIIRHLLTKHKIYIGENSAEKCKIEIGSALDTHGYFDSYSLIGKDALTSNPKEVSLTSEEIRTALREPVKAIVEAVRRALEKTPTELVTDIYEEGIYMAGGGSLLRGLDKLIERETKIDCHLTSDPLLAIAMGSGIALENLKGYRKVFIN; encoded by the coding sequence ATGAGCCTGTTTAAGTTACCTGCACTTTTTTCAAAAAATATGGCAATGGATCTGGGCACAGCCAATACCCTTATTTATGTCAAGGGTCAGGGAATCGTGCTGAATGAACCGTCGGTTGTCGCCTACAATACCTATTCAAAAGAAATACTTGCGGTGGGGAAATCGGCAAAAAAATACCTGGGAAGGACCCCGCAGCATATAAGTGCTGTTCGTCCCATGAAAGACGGGGTGATAGCTGATTTTGTCGTCACCCAGGCCATGATTCGCCATTTTTTTCTGAAAATTCAAAGGATGAGCCGTTTCTTTAAACCGAAGGTGGTTATCTGTGTGCCGACCGGCATCACCCAGGTGGAAAAAAAGGCGGTGGTCGAGGCTGCTGAAGAAGTGGGATGCGGCAAGGTGTATCTGATAGAAGAACCGATGGCGGCTGCTATCGGTGCCGGTCTCGATGTCAGTGAAAACAGAGGAAGAATGATCATTGACATCGGAGGCGGAACCACGGAGGTGGCGGTCATCACCATGTCGTCGGTGGCTTATTGCGAATCGATCAAGGTGGCCGGTGATGAACTCAATGAAGCCATTATCCGCCATCTCCTGACCAAACATAAGATATATATCGGCGAAAACAGTGCGGAAAAATGCAAAATAGAGATTGGCTCCGCCCTTGATACCCACGGGTATTTTGACTCCTACAGTCTTATCGGCAAGGATGCGTTAACCAGCAATCCGAAAGAGGTGTCTCTCACGTCCGAGGAAATACGAACGGCGTTGCGGGAGCCGGTCAAGGCCATTGTTGAAGCGGTGCGGAGGGCTCTGGAAAAAACCCCGACCGAACTGGTGACCGATATTTACGAGGAAGGAATTTATATGGCGGGCGGCGGCTCCCTGCTGCGTGGTCTTGACAAGCTGATAGAGCGGGAAACCAAGATTGACTGTCATCTCACCAGTGATCCGCTTCTTGCCATTGCCATGGGCAGCGGCATTGCCCTGGAAAATCTGAAAGGGTATAGAAAGGTTTTTATTAATTAG